A single region of the bacterium genome encodes:
- a CDS encoding divalent-cation tolerance protein CutA, which yields MILSTAGNPEEASRIAEKLVSDHLVACVNIVPGIQSIYWWNNGVQKDQEVLMVMKTEKSRYRDVELAIKSLHSYEVPEIISLPLENGSEGYLKWIENTLKS from the coding sequence GTGATTCTCAGCACAGCTGGCAACCCGGAAGAAGCTTCCCGAATAGCGGAAAAGCTGGTCAGCGATCACCTCGTGGCTTGCGTGAACATTGTTCCGGGGATTCAATCGATCTACTGGTGGAATAACGGCGTGCAGAAAGATCAGGAAGTTTTAATGGTGATGAAAACGGAAAAATCCCGGTATCGGGACGTCGAGCTCGCGATAAAGTCATTGCACAGCTACGAAGTTCCAGAAATCATCAGCTTACCACTGGAGAATGGTTCTGAGGGGTATTTGAAATGGATAGAAAATACGCTCAAGTCCTAG
- a CDS encoding DMT family transporter, with the protein MKVDWRETTGYILIILASCFFGGSASLGKTLMNSGLSTIMLMEIRSVITSVVLLPALLLFGRKHLVVDRKDWVLFLLLGIPGIALVNASYYFAVKTLTVALAVFLQFTAPVLVFLYGWMTRKEKVTQARVLALLLSLLGTFFMVRLHSSDSMNVSGIGVASAFVSTLSFAFYVILSHSLGKRYSSWTITFCGYLVACLFWFTIQNPVETVSTLSRNHLWKGAILFSLFSTLIPFTLFLSGLRRVTPTGGTIASTTETITASVFAYLFLGEGLTVGQLFGGVLIFSAIIIIAYRKAEAAQELSLTT; encoded by the coding sequence GTGAAAGTCGACTGGCGAGAGACCACCGGTTACATTCTGATTATTCTTGCATCCTGTTTCTTTGGAGGATCGGCGAGTCTTGGAAAAACGCTGATGAATAGCGGACTCTCCACTATCATGCTGATGGAGATTCGTTCGGTGATCACAAGCGTTGTGTTATTGCCAGCGCTGCTCCTCTTCGGACGCAAACATCTTGTTGTGGATCGTAAAGACTGGGTGCTGTTTCTGCTTCTTGGAATTCCGGGAATAGCGCTGGTAAACGCTTCCTACTATTTTGCGGTCAAGACCCTTACGGTGGCGCTTGCTGTTTTTCTTCAATTCACAGCGCCGGTCCTGGTATTCCTGTATGGTTGGATGACTCGAAAGGAGAAGGTTACGCAGGCCAGGGTTTTGGCTTTACTTCTCTCTCTCCTGGGCACGTTCTTCATGGTGAGGCTCCACAGCAGCGATTCGATGAATGTTTCCGGGATCGGTGTCGCCAGCGCATTCGTTTCTACCCTGTCGTTCGCATTCTATGTGATTCTTTCACATAGCCTTGGGAAGCGATATTCATCCTGGACCATTACATTCTGCGGCTATCTGGTCGCTTGCCTTTTCTGGTTTACCATTCAGAATCCAGTTGAAACTGTGTCCACACTTTCCAGGAATCACCTCTGGAAAGGGGCGATTCTGTTCAGTCTTTTTTCGACACTCATTCCCTTCACACTATTCTTGAGTGGTTTGAGGAGAGTCACACCTACAGGTGGAACCATTGCGTCTACTACCGAAACAATTACCGCATCTGTTTTTGCCTACCTGTTTCTGGGTGAAGGCTTGACGGTGGGCCAGTTGTTTGGCGGCGTGCTGATTTTCTCAGCGATCATCATTATTGCCTACAGGAAAGCGGAAGCTGCTCAGGAGCTTTCGTTGACGACGTGA
- a CDS encoding SDR family oxidoreductase, whose translation MNTGFGDNDWAVILGASSGFGEATALELAKSGLHICGIHLDRRSTLPHVQEIVQAIESSGRKALFINMNAADEEKRREAIGNLKAQAGDGFVRVLLHSLAFGTLKPMITATDEEQINQSQMNMTLDVMAHSLIYWTQDLNRNGLIRNGSRIFAMTSLGSQLATKSYGAVSAAKSALESHVRQLALELSSSGATVNAIRAGVTNTPSLQKIPGHEKLIEAALKKNPAGRLTTPEDVAKTIAVLSHPNTYWMTGNTINVDGGEMIVGTK comes from the coding sequence ATGAACACAGGGTTTGGGGATAACGATTGGGCAGTCATCCTCGGCGCATCGAGCGGGTTTGGCGAGGCTACTGCACTGGAACTGGCAAAGTCCGGGCTCCATATTTGCGGCATCCATTTGGATCGCCGGTCAACCTTGCCACACGTACAGGAAATCGTCCAGGCAATTGAATCCAGCGGCAGAAAAGCGCTCTTCATCAATATGAATGCTGCAGATGAAGAGAAACGCCGTGAGGCGATCGGAAATCTCAAGGCTCAGGCCGGAGATGGATTCGTTCGCGTTCTACTCCATTCGTTGGCTTTCGGCACCTTGAAGCCGATGATCACCGCTACGGATGAAGAGCAGATTAACCAGTCGCAAATGAATATGACTCTCGATGTGATGGCTCATTCGCTGATTTACTGGACGCAGGACCTGAACAGGAACGGTTTGATTCGTAATGGATCGCGCATTTTTGCTATGACCAGTCTCGGAAGTCAACTCGCAACAAAGTCTTACGGCGCTGTTTCCGCCGCCAAATCGGCGCTTGAATCACACGTCAGGCAACTGGCTTTGGAACTGTCTTCCAGCGGCGCAACGGTGAACGCCATCAGGGCAGGCGTCACAAACACTCCCAGTTTGCAAAAGATTCCGGGACATGAAAAACTCATCGAAGCCGCGCTGAAGAAGAATCCTGCGGGCAGACTCACGACTCCTGAAGACGTTGCAAAAACAATTGCGGTCCTTTCACACCCCAATACCTACTGGATGACCGGAAATACGATCAATGTTGATGGTGGCGAAATGATCGTAGGTACGAAATAA
- a CDS encoding DUF4234 domain-containing protein yields the protein MDSLPRIDPTKTCSQCLKSFPPQDLLEYSGALICASCKPSFFQTLRETGQIEGTLKQGNVPLFFPVSKAKLIVLSLCTFGIYEIYWFYKHWSLIKERERSDIKPFWRSIFAIFFCNQLFRSVKESAESNGIACSWKPITISIFFILLAITWRLPDPFWLITFFSFLPLIPVQTTINEINAKVAPLADKNERFTGKNILVIVIGFLWLVLVIIGTFMPQ from the coding sequence ATGGATTCCTTGCCGCGCATAGACCCGACAAAAACGTGCTCGCAATGTTTAAAAAGTTTTCCGCCGCAAGATCTTCTTGAATACAGCGGAGCTCTCATTTGCGCTTCCTGCAAACCGTCCTTCTTTCAAACTCTGCGGGAAACAGGTCAGATCGAAGGCACTTTAAAACAAGGAAACGTGCCGCTCTTTTTCCCAGTTTCAAAGGCGAAGCTGATTGTTCTGTCGTTATGCACGTTTGGAATTTATGAGATCTACTGGTTCTACAAACATTGGAGCTTAATCAAAGAACGGGAGCGAAGCGACATCAAGCCTTTCTGGCGATCGATTTTTGCCATCTTTTTTTGCAATCAGCTGTTTCGGTCAGTGAAAGAATCCGCAGAATCGAATGGGATCGCTTGTTCCTGGAAGCCGATCACGATCTCGATCTTCTTTATCTTGCTGGCCATCACATGGAGACTTCCCGATCCTTTCTGGCTCATCACTTTTTTCAGTTTTCTCCCTCTGATTCCGGTGCAAACGACCATCAATGAAATCAACGCAAAGGTTGCTCCGCTGGCAGATAAGAACGAAAGGTTTACAGGCAAGAACATCCTGGTGATCGTTATCGGTTTCCTCTGGTTGGTGCTGGTGATCATCGGCACATTCATGCCGCAGTAA
- a CDS encoding SDR family NAD(P)-dependent oxidoreductase yields the protein MRLSRRTAFVTGANRGIGLEVCRQLGAEGAKVFLGVRRGGKDQLDALLSEGYDVALVSIDTSDSDSIRSALDKLLETGVDILINNAAVLDRGSLFSLSDTEVENVVRTNLLGPMLLARNLAEGMQQRNWGRIVNVTSGMGAISRGLGADSVAYRVTKLALNGFTICLAEALRGTGVLVNSVDPGWVRTSMGGPMAHRTPEEGARAILQAVLLPDSGPSGVFFRDGRKVDW from the coding sequence ATGCGACTTTCACGAAGAACAGCTTTTGTTACAGGAGCAAATCGCGGGATAGGTTTGGAAGTATGCCGCCAGCTGGGCGCAGAGGGCGCAAAAGTGTTTTTGGGTGTTCGGCGTGGCGGAAAAGACCAACTGGATGCTTTACTATCCGAAGGGTACGATGTTGCTCTCGTTTCGATCGATACATCTGATTCAGATTCAATCCGGTCTGCTTTGGACAAACTTCTCGAAACGGGAGTCGACATCCTGATCAACAATGCGGCTGTGCTGGATCGTGGAAGCCTATTTTCCTTGAGTGATACGGAAGTAGAAAACGTGGTTCGAACAAATCTGCTCGGGCCGATGCTTCTTGCCAGGAATCTAGCGGAGGGAATGCAGCAGAGGAATTGGGGACGGATCGTAAATGTGACATCGGGAATGGGCGCAATCAGCCGTGGTTTGGGCGCCGATTCAGTCGCCTATCGCGTAACAAAACTGGCGCTCAACGGTTTCACGATATGTTTGGCAGAAGCATTGCGCGGCACGGGTGTTCTGGTGAACTCGGTTGACCCGGGCTGGGTACGCACAAGCATGGGCGGTCCGATGGCTCATCGCACGCCTGAAGAAGGAGCACGCGCAATTCTGCAAGCGGTTTTATTGCCGGACAGTGGTCCAAGCGGCGTCTTTTTTCGCGATGGCCGTAAAGTAGATTGGTAG
- a CDS encoding flippase-like domain-containing protein, translated as MSRKRVLFGFLLASFFLYIFLRNINLGELWNTIRKGDPYWLLLSGFLAFFNYFVRAVRWRFFFDPIKKTSLNNLFRTTIIGFAVSTIFPAKIGEVVRPYLLGSKENISKSTAMATIVVERVFDSASILFLLMIYLVFLVRTEQLSPQAQSSLSELNRAGLLLFAAILGLVLFLYYLKTKPVLVRKMIGKIEKFLPAKIAHSIDDILDSFVQGLSILHDPKILWKISYYSIFFWVLICAGFWAGVRAYVPGFAFFSTFLIMTLLALGVAVPTPGGIGSYHLACQLGLTRFFNVPEAQASAVALVSHALAFIPMTILGLTFLWQEGLSAGKIQKIAEKVPEATEPSATSDQTVQPG; from the coding sequence ATGAGCAGAAAACGAGTTCTTTTCGGGTTTCTTCTGGCATCGTTCTTTCTCTACATCTTTTTGAGAAACATCAATCTGGGCGAACTATGGAACACGATCCGAAAAGGAGATCCTTACTGGTTGCTGCTTTCCGGTTTTCTCGCATTCTTTAACTATTTTGTGCGCGCAGTTCGCTGGCGCTTCTTTTTTGATCCGATCAAAAAAACCAGTCTGAATAATCTTTTCAGAACGACCATCATTGGCTTTGCAGTCAGCACGATTTTCCCTGCAAAAATTGGAGAAGTCGTTAGACCCTATCTGCTGGGAAGCAAAGAAAACATCAGCAAATCGACAGCCATGGCCACCATTGTTGTGGAACGCGTGTTTGATTCTGCTTCTATCCTGTTCCTCTTAATGATTTATCTCGTATTCCTGGTACGGACAGAGCAACTGAGTCCTCAAGCTCAGTCTTCATTGTCGGAGCTCAACCGCGCGGGGCTTCTTCTTTTTGCAGCGATTTTGGGACTCGTTCTATTTCTCTATTACTTGAAAACAAAACCAGTTTTGGTGAGAAAGATGATCGGGAAAATTGAGAAATTCCTGCCCGCGAAAATCGCTCACTCCATTGATGATATCCTGGATTCTTTTGTTCAAGGACTGTCGATCCTGCATGATCCGAAGATTTTGTGGAAGATCAGTTACTACTCGATCTTTTTCTGGGTCCTGATTTGCGCCGGCTTTTGGGCAGGAGTGCGAGCGTACGTCCCGGGTTTTGCATTTTTCAGCACTTTCTTGATCATGACACTTCTTGCCCTTGGTGTTGCGGTCCCTACTCCGGGCGGAATCGGAAGTTATCATCTTGCGTGCCAGCTCGGGTTAACGCGGTTTTTTAATGTCCCGGAAGCTCAAGCAAGCGCCGTCGCCCTCGTTTCCCATGCGCTTGCTTTTATTCCGATGACGATTTTAGGACTGACCTTCCTGTGGCAAGAAGGTCTCAGCGCGGGCAAGATACAGAAGATCGCGGAAAAAGTACCCGAAGCAACCGAACCGTCAGCTACGTCCGATCAGACCGTGCAACCCGGATGA
- a CDS encoding DUF3185 domain-containing protein produces MKTIGIILIILGIVALVFGGITYTKKEKVIDLGPIEATAEEKKTIPLPPVLGAISLIGGIILLVAGSKKS; encoded by the coding sequence GTGAAAACGATTGGGATCATCCTGATAATCCTTGGAATCGTGGCGTTGGTTTTTGGTGGTATCACATATACCAAAAAGGAAAAGGTAATCGATCTTGGGCCGATTGAGGCGACCGCTGAAGAGAAAAAGACAATTCCTCTGCCTCCCGTTCTCGGCGCGATTTCATTGATCGGTGGAATTATTTTGCTGGTCGCCGGGTCAAAGAAATCGTAG